TGGGTGCGAAGAACCACGCGGTGGTGCTGCCGGATGCCAATCGCGAGCAAGCGCTCAATGCGTTGGTCGGCGCCGGTTTCGGTGCGGCCGGTCAGCGTTGCATGGCCACCTCGGTGGTGGTACTGGTGGGCGCGGCCAAGCAGTGGCTGCCGGATCTGAAAGCGCTGGCGCAGAAACTCAAGGTCAACGCCGGCAACGAGCCGGGCACCGATGTCGGCCCGGTCATTTCGAAAAAGGCCAAGGCGCGGATTCTCGATCTGATCGAAAGCGGCATCAAGGAAGGCGCCAAACTTGAGCTGGACGGTCGCGACATCAGCGTGCCGGGTTACGAGAAAGGCAACTTTGTCGGGCCGACCCTGTTCTCCGGGGTGACTACCGACATGCAGATCTACACCCAGGAAATCTTCGGCCCGGTGCTGGTGGTGCTGGAAGTCGACACCCTCGATCAGGCCATCGCGCTGGTCAACGCCAACCCGTTCGGCAACGGCACCGGCCTGTTCACCCAGAGCGGTGCGGCGGCGCGTAAATTCCAGACTGAAATCGACGTCGGCCAGGTGGGCATCAACATCCCGATTCCGGTGCCGGTTCCGTTCTTCAGCTTCACCGGGTCGCGCGGTTCGAAACTCGGCGACCTCGGCCCGTACGGCAAGCAAGTGGTGCAGTTCTACACCCAGACCAAAACGGTCACGGCGCGCTGGTTCGATGACGACAGCGTCAACGACGGCGTGAACACCACCATCAACCTGCGCTGAGGAATGGCCATGAAAATCGCATTTATCGGTCTGGGCAACATGGGCGCGCCGATGGCGCGCAACCTGATCAAGGCCGGGCACTCGCTGAATCTGGTAGACCTGAACAAAACCGTGCTGGCGGAACTCGAGCAACTGGGCGGCACCATTCGCGCTTCGGCTCGCGAAGCCGCTGAAGATGCAGAACTGGTGATCACCATGCTGCCCGCCGCCGTGCATGTACGCAGCGTCTGGCTCGGTGAAGATGGCGTGCTGGCCGGGATCGGCAAAGGCGTGCCGGCGGTGGATTGCAGCACCATCGATCCGCAGACTGCGCGCGATGTGGCGGCAGCGGCTGCCAAACAAGGCGTGGCCATGGCCGATGCACCAGTGTCCGGCGGCACCGGCGGCGCCACGGCCGGGACGCTGACCTTCATGGTCGGCGCCACTCCTGAGCTGTTCGCCACCCTGCAACCGGTGCTGGCGCAGATGGGCCGCAACATTGTGCATTGCGGTGAAGTCGGCACCGGACAGATCGCCAAGATCTGCAACAACCTGCTGCTCGCCATTTCGATGGTCGGCGTCAGCGAGGCGATGGCCCTCGGCGATGCGTTAGGGATCGATACCGGTGTGCTCGCCGGGATCATCAACAGCTCGACCGGTCGTTGCTGGAGTTCGGAAATGTACAACCCGTGGCCTGGCATCGTCGAAACGGCCCCGGCCTCGCGTGGTTACACCGGTGGCTTCGGCGCCGAGCTGATGCTCAAGGATCTGGGGCTGGCCACCGAAGCGGCGCGTCAGGCCCATCAGCCGGTGGTGCTCGGCGCGGTGACGCAGCAGTTGTATCAGTCGATGAGTCAGCGCGGGGAAGGGGGCAAGGACTTCTCGGCGATCATCAACAGCTATCGCAAGCCGCAGTAATCGTCGTCAGGCCTGTGCTCGTCACAGGTCTGCAATTCAGATGCAGTAGGTGTTGCCGGGAAATCACGTCGGGTGGTTTCCCGGCTTTTTTGTATCAGGCGAACACGAAATATTTGCGCACGGTCTCGACCACTTCCCAAGTGCCTTTCATGCCTGGCTCGACCACGAAGATATCGCCGGCGCGCAGGTGGATCGGCTCCATGCCGTCCGGAGTAATCACGCAGTAGCCTTCCTGGAAATGGCAGTACTCCCACTTTACGTAGTCCACCCGCCACTTGCCTGGCGTGCAGATCCAGGTGCCCATGATCTTGCTGCCGTCTTCGCTGGTGTAGGCGTTGAGGTTGACGGTGTGGGGGTCGCCCTCGAGCTTTTCCCATTTGCAGGCATCGAGTACGGGCAGGGGATGGGTGTCGCGCAAAACGGTGATAGGTGCGGGCATGACGGCTCCAGGCCAGAGGGAGTTAGAGCCGTCACCGTAGCTTTCGCGGGCGCTGTCGGAATGTCTGGGGTCGACCTCCAGATGCCTGTAAGCGCTGGCGCAGAGCTGCGTAAAAACTGGATTTGCACCATCGCTGTGCATATATGACGGTTTTAATACAAGGATGCACCGTAAAAGTTCAATCAATTTTTAGACCAAAACGAGATAACTATTCTGACACCTATTGCAAAACAAAATCGTCTGTACTATAACATTCGTACTAAAGGACTATTCCTCGGAAGGGAGCTCCAACTGAGTCACGGACAGACTTGAATCGGCTTTTTCTCATCTCGATAACTGACTTGGTCTTCGGCTCAAGTGTGAACTTCTATCTGTTGTTAATGAATAATGACAGTTGAATGAACTGCTCGGTTAATAAGTGGCGCGGACGCAATGTCTTGCGTGCTTTGAGTGGAAGCCTTAAATAAACAGTTAATTATTATTTGTGCACTGGCGGATTTATATCTGCGGGATGCGCACGTCTATCGAATTTTTATGTGCCCGGCATCAATGGAATGAGGCTTTATTGTGGACGACATAAACGTAATTGAAGTTTCGACGATTGTTGATAGTGCGAGTGAACTTGGCCGTAACGTCTGGGTGCGTGCCGGCAGCCGCCTGACAAATGTGCAGATAAGCGATGACTGCTTTATCGGCTTCAGGTGCGATTTGCAGCATGCGTCCATCGGCAAGTCCAGCATGTTCGCCACTGGCGCCCAGTGCCTGGGGACGGCGCAGGCGCCGGTCCGGATTGCCGAAAACGTCTGGCTGGGCGCCAAGGCCACCGTGGCTGCCGGTGTCTCCATCGGTGCCGGGGCCGTGGTGGCGGCTGGCGCGTTGGTGACAGCGGATGTGCCGCCGGACGCAATCGTCGTCGGCCGCCCGGCGCGGGTCATTGCCCAGCGCACCGTGGTCGAGGACGGCCGGCCGAGCCCGGAGCCGGTGCTGGCCAAAGTCCGGGAGCGGGCACGCCAGGGCTTGCCGTCGATGCTCGATCGGTCCACGCAGTCAGTCGCGCGGCTCAAGTCGCTGAACCCCGACACCCTGACCTGGGACATCAACGATGACGTCTTGATCGATGCCGAATTGCGCGGCGGGGCGTCGGTGGAAATCGCCCGGGACTGCATTCTGATCGGGCGCAGCAACCGTCAGGGCGGCATGTCGCAACTGGGCGGCATCGAATTGGGCACCGGCGCGCGACTGGCGGCCGGTGTGGTTATCGAGGCGGCCGGCGGCGTATCTGTCGGTCCCTTCAGCGAGTTGTCCGAGGGAGTCACGATCGTTGCCTCCACCCATGATCATTCTTTCCGCTCACTGCCTTGGGAGGAGGCACCGGTGCGCATTGGAAGTCGTTGCGTTATTGGCGAGGGCGCCATCTTGGTAGGTCCACTGAATATTGGTGATGGTGCCGTTATCAAACCGTATTCGGTGGTTATAAGGGATGTATTGGAAAACACTGTGGTTCATGGCGTTGTTCAACTAATGGAGATTCAAGAATGATTTTATTTGCCCCTAATCCAACCGGTTCCGGACACAACATGCGCGTGCTGTCCATCGCTCAGGCGATCAAGAAACAGCGTCCGGACATGCCATTGACGGTGGCACTGGCTTCTTTGCAGCCGACGTTTACGCCGTTGTTCGAAAAGTCCGGGATTGAAGTCGTGGATATTGCCGGGCGACTGGTCGACTATTCAAAAAAGAGCAACTTGTCGAAACAGCTCGACTGGGCCACTTATATCGGCAGTTATATTGCGACGACTTTCCTGTCCGGCGAGCGGATCCTGTCTTACCTGGCGCTGATCGCCGAGCACAAGCCAAGCGTGCTGGTGTCGGACTACAACATGGCAGCCTGCCTGGCAGCGATTTTCACAGGCACACCGCTGGTGTTCGTGACCGAGCGTTATGACTTCACACTTTGCCAATTGCAGGATCACGACCTGGCCGAGGGCGGTTTCGAGGTGAATGCGCTGGAGATGTCCCGGGCCCGGACGGCGCTGCACAGTCAGTTCAGCTGGATGATCAGCCAGGCGCAACTGGTGCTGACCGACAAACCCTTCATTCCTTCCCTTGACCAGGGCACTCCGGTGGCCGATGCCCTGGCCAGCGGCAAGGCGCATTTTGTCGGACCGATGATCCGCGACATCACCGTGCAGAGCGGCTTGAACGTGCGTGAGCAACTGAACCTGGGTGACGCGCCGTTCATTGTCGCCTCTATCAGCGGCACGACCATGTTTGCTGAGAACAAAGACGCATTGCTCGCGGCTTATCTGGACAGTTTCAAAATCCTGCGCGAGCGCAATCCCGAACTGAAGATGGTGTTGCTGGGTCGCAAGGACATCGAAGAGCAGGACGGTGTGGTGTGTGTGCCGTATTACCCGGACTGGATGGGGCTGCTGCGTGAAGCCAGTCTGCTGATTTCGGCACCGGGCTGGATCACCGTGACCGAAATCGCGGCGATGAATATTCCGACTCTGTTCCTGTTGTCGTCCAAATCCGAGTACCACGAACTGGAAGCCCTGCGTCGTCTGGAGTTGCTCGGTTTCCCGACGCATATCGGATATGACCGTGATCGTATCGTCGAACTGATCCAGGGCGAACTGGAAAAGGACACCGACGCTTCGACCTACTACGCACCGCATCAGCAAGTGGCCGCGCCGGATGGCGAAGGTGCCGCCCGCGCCGCGACGCGCATCATCGAGTTGTGCCAGGGCAGCGTTGTGTCGCTGACCGAAAGCAAAGCCGCTTAACCTCAAGGAAGAGGGATTCACCATGTCACTGCATCCGCAGTTTCTATTTGATCAAGGCCTCAAGGACATCGACCACGGCGGTTTTTTCGCCGTGACCGATGCCAGTGGCGAGGTTGCGATTTCCAGCGACAAGCAGTTGCAGGATCAGGTCGCCGCGACGCTCTATCAGGCCGAACACGGCGACGATGTCGAACTGCGTTTTGCCCATGACGGGCTGATGCAGTTGCATGATGCGTCGAATGGCGGTTTCCACGAGCTGGCCGACCGCTTCTGGACGCCGCACGGCTCCGGACGCTGTCGCACGCTGGCGCTGCAACTGGACGCGCTGGCGGCATTGATTGCCTATCAGCGCCGGGTGCCGCAGGACGCGGCGAACAATGCCGCCATCCACGGCCTGCTGGAAAAGGTTGAAGCGCTTTACGCCCGCTCTACGGTCGCCGGCCTGTACAGCAGCGACTGGTCGACTCCGCTGGAGCTCGCGACCTCGATCGATCTCGATATCAGCGCCACGGCCTTGCTCGCGCGTATCGACAATCAGCCGTTGGGTCTAGGCCTGGTCGGGCACCTGCAGATTCATGCAGAGAACCTGATCGGCCGGGTGGCCGGCAGCGACAGCCAATCCTGTGTCGATGTGGCGCTGACCCGTTGCGGCGTGCGTGCTCAGGTCAGCCTGGTGCTGGCGCAACTGGCTGATGCGCGCGACG
The window above is part of the Pseudomonas fluorescens genome. Proteins encoded here:
- the mmsB gene encoding 3-hydroxyisobutyrate dehydrogenase translates to MKIAFIGLGNMGAPMARNLIKAGHSLNLVDLNKTVLAELEQLGGTIRASAREAAEDAELVITMLPAAVHVRSVWLGEDGVLAGIGKGVPAVDCSTIDPQTARDVAAAAAKQGVAMADAPVSGGTGGATAGTLTFMVGATPELFATLQPVLAQMGRNIVHCGEVGTGQIAKICNNLLLAISMVGVSEAMALGDALGIDTGVLAGIINSSTGRCWSSEMYNPWPGIVETAPASRGYTGGFGAELMLKDLGLATEAARQAHQPVVLGAVTQQLYQSMSQRGEGGKDFSAIINSYRKPQ
- a CDS encoding cupin domain-containing protein; translation: MPAPITVLRDTHPLPVLDACKWEKLEGDPHTVNLNAYTSEDGSKIMGTWICTPGKWRVDYVKWEYCHFQEGYCVITPDGMEPIHLRAGDIFVVEPGMKGTWEVVETVRKYFVFA
- a CDS encoding acyltransferase, producing MDDINVIEVSTIVDSASELGRNVWVRAGSRLTNVQISDDCFIGFRCDLQHASIGKSSMFATGAQCLGTAQAPVRIAENVWLGAKATVAAGVSIGAGAVVAAGALVTADVPPDAIVVGRPARVIAQRTVVEDGRPSPEPVLAKVRERARQGLPSMLDRSTQSVARLKSLNPDTLTWDINDDVLIDAELRGGASVEIARDCILIGRSNRQGGMSQLGGIELGTGARLAAGVVIEAAGGVSVGPFSELSEGVTIVASTHDHSFRSLPWEEAPVRIGSRCVIGEGAILVGPLNIGDGAVIKPYSVVIRDVLENTVVHGVVQLMEIQE